Proteins co-encoded in one Sinobacterium norvegicum genomic window:
- a CDS encoding ABC transporter ATP-binding protein, which yields MTNDIAVELTAACKYYPTVDALHPLTMSVKAGEVLGLFGHNGAGKTTLMKIILGVLKPSAGNVSVLGHCPRSNQAHSYRTLFGYLPENVSFYEQLTGREVLHYLAKLKGHSKTQADELLAAVSLTQACDRAVKTYSKGMRQRLGLAQAFLGEPKLLILDEPTVGLDPVATQDFYQTVDRLKSGGCAVILCSHILPGVEQHIDRAMILSKGYKLALGPLDELRSFAKLPIEISVSGMSRSEIEHKLSGVIDDTEWSGEASGEGLVRFTAQTEKKLDILKRLSTSEALQDLHIQLPSLEDLYRFYSTRKQPVGEGINE from the coding sequence ATGACAAACGACATCGCTGTTGAATTAACAGCTGCCTGTAAATACTACCCGACTGTCGACGCTCTCCACCCCTTAACCATGTCGGTCAAAGCAGGCGAAGTATTAGGGCTATTTGGCCACAACGGTGCGGGCAAAACCACCTTGATGAAAATCATCCTAGGTGTATTAAAACCTAGTGCCGGGAATGTATCAGTGCTTGGTCATTGCCCCCGAAGCAATCAAGCCCATAGCTACCGAACCCTATTCGGCTACCTGCCAGAGAATGTCAGCTTTTATGAGCAACTAACAGGTCGAGAAGTTCTTCACTATTTGGCTAAATTAAAAGGCCACAGTAAGACTCAGGCAGACGAGTTGCTAGCGGCAGTCAGCCTAACTCAGGCCTGCGATCGTGCGGTAAAAACATACTCAAAAGGCATGCGCCAACGATTAGGCTTGGCTCAGGCTTTTCTGGGAGAGCCTAAATTATTAATCCTTGATGAGCCAACTGTTGGTCTCGATCCGGTCGCAACACAGGACTTTTATCAAACCGTCGACCGCCTTAAATCGGGTGGCTGCGCAGTTATCTTATGCTCTCACATATTACCCGGAGTCGAGCAACATATCGATCGAGCTATGATCTTAAGCAAGGGCTATAAATTAGCGCTTGGGCCTCTGGATGAGCTAAGATCTTTCGCCAAACTGCCTATTGAAATTTCTGTGTCTGGTATGTCTCGCTCTGAAATAGAGCATAAATTGAGCGGGGTGATCGATGACACCGAGTGGTCTGGAGAAGCATCCGGGGAAGGCCTCGTTCGATTTACCGCCCAGACAGAGAAGAAGCTCGATATTCTTAAGCGTTTGTCCACATCAGAAGCACTGCAGGACCTCCATATTCAACTGCCTTCGCTAGAGGACTTATATCGATTTTATTCGACGCGTAAGCAACCAGTGGGGGAAGGTATTAATGAATAA
- a CDS encoding methyltransferase, producing the protein MYNSDDMNAKDAKSHAQALAFGPILFQATQALRDLGILTVLDNSPKRQSDCETIAQQCGLSVYGVSVLLDVGLSARVVYLDNGLFTLSKVGFFILHDDMTRVNMDFCQDICYRGMDHLQEAIVTGKPAGLKELGPWPTIYPALSELTPQQKSSWFAFDHFYSDQAFPVLLQQVFAIKPRQIFDIGGNTGRWARKCVEHDNDVEVTIVDLPQQTKTAAAEAEKHGYAERIHTHAIDLLVDDTPIPSGADVYWMSQFLDCFSSEQIVSILHRVKEAMRDDAVVYILELFWDRQAYEAAALSLNCTSLYFTVLANGNSHFYHSEQMLALIEEAGLTVIEQVDGVGLGHSLIKCSKSP; encoded by the coding sequence TTGTACAATTCCGATGATATGAACGCCAAAGATGCAAAGTCACATGCCCAAGCATTGGCGTTTGGCCCCATTCTTTTTCAGGCAACACAAGCCCTACGCGACTTAGGGATTTTAACCGTTTTAGACAACTCACCCAAGCGACAAAGTGATTGCGAGACCATTGCACAGCAATGCGGCCTCAGCGTCTATGGTGTATCGGTGTTACTCGATGTAGGCCTCAGCGCCCGCGTCGTCTATCTCGACAACGGCCTTTTCACGCTCAGCAAGGTTGGCTTCTTCATTCTTCACGATGATATGACCCGGGTGAATATGGATTTCTGCCAGGATATTTGTTATCGCGGCATGGATCATTTGCAGGAAGCCATTGTCACTGGCAAGCCAGCCGGCCTGAAAGAGCTAGGCCCTTGGCCTACAATTTACCCCGCCCTATCTGAGCTAACACCACAACAGAAAAGTAGCTGGTTCGCCTTCGATCATTTCTATTCTGATCAGGCATTCCCCGTTTTGTTACAGCAAGTTTTTGCGATAAAACCACGACAGATTTTCGACATTGGCGGTAATACTGGTCGCTGGGCTCGCAAGTGCGTAGAGCATGACAATGATGTCGAGGTGACTATTGTCGACCTACCCCAACAGACTAAAACGGCAGCGGCCGAGGCTGAAAAGCACGGCTATGCTGAACGGATCCATACCCACGCCATCGACCTCCTCGTCGACGACACCCCGATCCCATCGGGTGCCGATGTTTATTGGATGAGCCAATTCCTCGACTGCTTCTCCAGCGAGCAAATCGTCAGCATTTTACACAGGGTAAAAGAGGCGATGCGCGATGACGCCGTGGTCTATATTCTAGAGCTGTTTTGGGATAGGCAGGCCTATGAGGCTGCCGCACTGAGCCTCAACTGCACCTCGCTTTACTTCACCGTACTGGCCAATGGTAATAGCCATTTTTACCACTCGGAGCAAATGCTGGCGCTGATCGAGGAAGCCGGACTAACAGTCATCGAACAGGTAGACGGTGTCGGCCTCGGCCACAGCCTGATCAAGTGTAGCAAGTCACCTTAA
- a CDS encoding nitrous oxide reductase family maturation protein NosD: MKSVKKIIFNLTLIIFIPVANAKIWQVSTQDSLQTILDSASPGDQVQLLPGKYLGNFVINHSIDLSGMEATLDAQGHGHGLLINAENVTIGSLSIVNWGDDLTEQNSGIYSDRKSNNITIKNCLLKGDGFGVWLQNGEHNTISNNVVIGNDTMRSSDRGNGIQISNIKNTKVTGNNISKSRDGLYVISSTNNTISNNTVHDLRYGIHYMYSYDNKIIYNHAYNTRAGYAMMNSRNLEIRGNTTENSDDYGFLINFIIYSNFEDNIVKNVWTPADKKVLGRDGKGLFIYNSGYNTIRNNHIENAEIGIHLTAGSEEVEVSGNNFIDNQIQVKYVSNKKQEWSQEINGVRQGNYWSNYRGWDMSGDGKGDIPFEPNDSIDKLFWKYPEAKFLMDSPAILLLRWVQQQFPVLKSPGVKDSSPLMKPNMAMAVK; this comes from the coding sequence TTGAAGTCAGTAAAAAAAATAATTTTCAATCTTACTTTAATAATATTTATTCCCGTTGCGAATGCCAAAATATGGCAGGTCTCCACACAAGACTCACTCCAGACAATACTCGACTCTGCTAGCCCTGGGGATCAAGTACAGTTACTGCCAGGAAAATATTTAGGCAACTTTGTTATTAACCACAGCATTGATCTATCAGGTATGGAGGCCACCCTCGATGCTCAGGGGCATGGTCACGGGCTCTTAATTAATGCTGAGAATGTGACTATCGGCTCTCTTAGTATCGTCAACTGGGGAGATGATCTTACAGAACAAAATTCTGGTATTTACTCCGACAGAAAATCTAATAACATCACCATTAAAAACTGCCTGCTAAAAGGCGATGGCTTTGGCGTCTGGCTACAAAACGGTGAGCACAATACTATTTCCAATAACGTCGTCATTGGCAACGATACAATGCGTTCATCTGACCGCGGCAATGGCATCCAAATTTCCAACATAAAAAACACCAAGGTGACTGGCAACAACATCAGCAAAAGCCGTGACGGGCTATATGTGATTTCAAGCACCAACAACACCATTAGTAACAATACCGTACACGATTTACGCTATGGCATTCATTACATGTATTCTTATGATAATAAAATAATCTACAACCACGCCTACAACACACGCGCTGGATACGCCATGATGAACTCAAGGAATCTTGAAATTCGTGGAAACACTACTGAAAACAGTGATGACTATGGCTTCCTAATAAATTTTATTATTTACTCAAACTTCGAAGATAATATCGTTAAAAATGTTTGGACACCGGCGGATAAAAAAGTTCTCGGCCGCGACGGAAAGGGGCTTTTCATCTACAACTCAGGCTACAATACTATTCGCAACAATCATATCGAAAACGCTGAGATCGGAATTCATTTAACCGCCGGTTCAGAAGAGGTGGAAGTCTCAGGTAATAACTTCATCGACAATCAGATACAAGTAAAGTACGTCTCCAACAAAAAACAGGAGTGGAGCCAAGAAATCAATGGCGTACGACAGGGTAATTATTGGAGTAACTACAGAGGCTGGGATATGTCCGGCGACGGTAAGGGCGATATTCCCTTCGAGCCAAATGATAGTATCGATAAATTATTTTGGAAATACCCGGAAGCTAAGTTTTTAATGGACAGTCCTGCCATTTTATTATTGCGCTGGGTTCAGCAACAGTTTCCCGTTTTAAAATCACCTGGGGTGAAAGATTCCAGTCCACTGATGAAGCCTAACATGGCCATGGCGGTAAAATAA
- a CDS encoding nitrous oxide reductase accessory protein NosL: MKNIAGFLPNIAIILFVLLSGCEEKKEQPLASPKPVIIQDHDECDLCGMYINAFPGPKGQIFERGLNHPKRFCSTRDMFAYALQPEHRHRIEHIFVHDVSSAPWDHQESAQYIDASSAFFVSGHKLNGAMGPALASFSTRADATNFVREQGGSLFTFKQIDIEVLNKMSHQPMNPD, translated from the coding sequence ATGAAAAATATCGCTGGTTTTTTACCCAATATCGCTATCATTTTGTTCGTATTATTATCAGGCTGTGAGGAAAAAAAGGAACAACCGCTAGCATCGCCGAAACCAGTCATTATTCAAGATCACGATGAATGTGATTTGTGTGGCATGTACATTAACGCCTTCCCCGGACCAAAAGGACAAATATTTGAGCGAGGGCTGAACCACCCCAAACGCTTCTGCTCCACCCGTGACATGTTCGCTTATGCTCTGCAGCCAGAGCATCGACATCGGATTGAACATATTTTTGTTCACGATGTTTCCAGCGCACCCTGGGACCATCAAGAGAGCGCACAGTACATCGATGCAAGCAGCGCTTTCTTTGTCAGCGGCCATAAACTCAACGGCGCCATGGGACCCGCTCTCGCCTCATTTTCTACCCGCGCCGATGCGACTAATTTTGTTCGTGAGCAGGGAGGGAGTTTATTCACCTTCAAACAGATCGACATCGAGGTGCTTAATAAGATGAGCCATCAGCCTATGAACCCTGATTGA
- a CDS encoding ABC transporter permease, whose product MNKIFIVAQKEFHDGIRNRWAGAITLIFILMSLGLAYFGSAAAGVLGFSSLESTLVSLASLSVMLVPLIALMLSYNCFVGELEQGTLLLLMTYPISKAQLLLGKFVGQASIITLASALGFGLPAVIICLISDVDVPVVLTAFSQFIILASLLGWVFIALAYIISVSVTEKSKAAGLALIAWFLSVLVFDLLLMAILVASDGNINQTLVPFLLWVNPTDVFRILVYTVIEADRYSGVLQIATHGADGTAYLIIVMLLWVTLPLLGSWWIFNRKELSE is encoded by the coding sequence ATGAATAAAATTTTTATTGTTGCACAAAAAGAATTTCATGACGGCATTCGCAACCGCTGGGCTGGCGCCATTACCCTTATTTTTATCTTGATGTCTCTGGGTCTGGCTTATTTTGGCTCAGCCGCAGCTGGGGTGCTAGGTTTTTCATCGCTGGAGTCTACCTTGGTCAGCCTTGCCAGTTTATCCGTAATGCTGGTTCCGCTGATAGCACTGATGCTGTCCTACAATTGCTTTGTCGGTGAACTGGAACAAGGCACCTTATTATTACTAATGACCTACCCGATCAGTAAAGCGCAACTGCTATTAGGCAAGTTTGTCGGCCAAGCCAGCATCATCACCCTGGCCTCAGCCCTTGGCTTTGGTCTACCTGCGGTCATTATATGCCTCATCAGCGATGTAGACGTGCCAGTGGTGCTAACAGCTTTCTCACAGTTCATTATCCTCGCCAGTTTGTTGGGCTGGGTCTTTATCGCGCTGGCCTATATTATCAGCGTGTCGGTAACGGAGAAATCCAAGGCTGCAGGGCTTGCCTTGATTGCCTGGTTCTTATCCGTGCTTGTCTTTGACCTACTATTAATGGCAATCCTGGTGGCCAGCGACGGCAACATTAACCAAACCCTGGTACCCTTTCTGCTATGGGTAAACCCGACTGACGTTTTCCGCATTCTGGTTTATACCGTCATTGAGGCTGATCGTTATTCTGGCGTACTACAAATTGCAACACATGGCGCCGACGGTACCGCCTACCTCATCATCGTCATGTTGCTCTGGGTGACCTTACCTTTGTTAGGCTCATGGTGGATATTTAACCGTAAAGAGTTATCAGAATAA
- the nosZ gene encoding TAT-dependent nitrous-oxide reductase yields MKKNDNPTELSGEINAEDSSNGLSRRGFLGAGAVAAAGAVPMTAAMFAASAKTQAAEIRNDTSVHPGELDEYYGFWSGGHSGEIRILGIPSMRELMRIPVFNTDSATGWGLTNESKRVKGDSAHIHAGDCHHPHMSMTDGHYNGKYVFINDKANSRVARVRCDVMKTDKMITIPNVQAIHGLRVQKVPYTKYVICNAEFEIPMNNDGKSSMEDVSTYRSLFNVIDAEAMEVAFQVMVDGNLDNTDADYDGRFFASTCYNSEMGMTLGEMVVAERDHVVIFDLHACEKALKAGKFKTYNDNKVPVLDGTKGSNLTRYIPVPKSPHGLNTSSDGKYFVANGKLSPTVSVISIKKLADLFDDKIKPRDAIVAEPELGLGPLHTAFDNRGNAYTTLFLDSQIAKWNVEEAIEAYQGKKVNYIRQKLDVHYQPGHNHTSQGETRDADGKWLISLCKFSKDRFLPVGPLHPENDQLIDISGDEMKLVHDGPTYAEPHDCMIVHRSKVKPKKVWTRDDPIFAETVAMAKRDGVNVESDNKIIRDGNKVRVYMTSVAPAFGMNDFKVKLGNEVTVVVTNLDKIEDVTHGFCLTNHGVQMEVAPQATASITFIADKPGVQWYYCNWFCHALHMEMRGRMFVSAE; encoded by the coding sequence ATGAAAAAGAATGATAACCCAACAGAACTATCTGGCGAGATTAATGCCGAAGACAGCTCTAACGGACTTAGCCGACGCGGTTTCTTAGGTGCCGGGGCTGTTGCCGCAGCAGGAGCGGTGCCAATGACGGCAGCAATGTTTGCCGCTAGCGCAAAAACTCAGGCCGCCGAAATTCGCAACGATACCTCAGTTCATCCAGGCGAGCTCGATGAATACTATGGTTTCTGGAGTGGCGGTCACTCAGGTGAAATCCGTATTTTAGGTATTCCATCTATGCGGGAACTCATGCGTATTCCCGTCTTTAATACAGACAGCGCAACAGGCTGGGGGCTTACCAACGAATCTAAGCGCGTTAAGGGCGACAGCGCTCACATACACGCTGGCGATTGTCACCACCCTCACATGAGCATGACTGACGGCCATTACAACGGTAAATATGTTTTCATTAATGACAAGGCCAATTCTCGGGTTGCGCGCGTCCGATGTGACGTGATGAAAACAGATAAGATGATCACCATCCCAAACGTACAGGCGATTCATGGCCTGCGTGTACAGAAGGTGCCATATACTAAGTATGTCATCTGTAATGCTGAATTTGAAATTCCAATGAACAACGATGGCAAGTCTTCGATGGAAGACGTTAGCACCTACCGCTCGTTGTTCAATGTTATCGATGCCGAGGCTATGGAGGTCGCATTCCAAGTGATGGTTGACGGTAACCTGGATAATACTGATGCGGATTACGATGGTCGATTCTTTGCCTCGACATGTTACAACTCCGAAATGGGTATGACCTTGGGCGAAATGGTCGTTGCCGAGCGAGACCATGTTGTCATTTTTGATCTACACGCCTGCGAGAAAGCACTCAAGGCTGGAAAATTTAAAACTTACAATGACAATAAGGTGCCAGTATTAGATGGCACCAAGGGTTCCAATCTAACGCGTTACATTCCTGTGCCCAAGTCTCCGCACGGTCTAAACACCTCTTCTGATGGCAAGTATTTTGTCGCTAACGGTAAACTTTCACCCACTGTCTCAGTTATTTCCATCAAGAAACTCGCCGACTTATTCGATGATAAAATAAAGCCCCGCGATGCCATCGTGGCAGAGCCTGAGCTGGGTCTTGGGCCACTGCATACAGCCTTCGATAATCGCGGCAATGCCTACACCACCTTATTCTTGGATAGCCAAATAGCCAAGTGGAATGTTGAAGAGGCTATTGAGGCTTACCAAGGCAAAAAGGTCAACTATATACGTCAAAAATTGGATGTGCATTATCAGCCAGGGCACAACCATACATCGCAGGGCGAAACCCGAGACGCTGACGGGAAGTGGCTAATCTCATTATGTAAATTTTCGAAAGACAGATTCCTCCCCGTGGGGCCGTTGCACCCTGAAAATGACCAGCTGATTGACATCTCTGGCGACGAGATGAAGCTAGTACACGATGGCCCGACCTATGCTGAACCACATGACTGCATGATTGTTCACCGCAGCAAGGTAAAGCCTAAGAAGGTCTGGACCCGAGACGATCCAATCTTCGCAGAGACTGTTGCCATGGCGAAGAGAGATGGTGTCAATGTTGAGAGTGATAACAAGATAATCCGTGACGGTAATAAGGTTCGTGTTTATATGACCTCGGTAGCGCCAGCCTTCGGCATGAATGACTTCAAGGTCAAGTTGGGGAATGAGGTTACTGTCGTCGTTACTAATTTAGATAAAATTGAAGACGTAACACACGGTTTCTGTTTGACTAACCACGGGGTACAAATGGAAGTCGCGCCACAGGCAACCGCATCGATTACCTTCATCGCCGATAAACCGGGGGTTCAATGGTACTATTGCAATTGGTTCTGCCATGCTTTGCACATGGAAATGCGGGGCCGTATGTTTGTATCGGCAGAGTAA